A section of the Vidua macroura isolate BioBank_ID:100142 chromosome 23, ASM2450914v1, whole genome shotgun sequence genome encodes:
- the LACTBL1 gene encoding putative beta-lactamase-like 1 codes for MEGLQLRQAPCSRSFLKLTAMEVKWIHVLVVFLFLLSVAMTGCFLWQYSLPKVEPNPSLMEVRSESVQMCPRYPEPVPLDHPLPILKEALEKVDQMLRQKMHSSGLPAMSAIAIYNDTVLWTGNFGKKNASDPASGVPNEYTIYRIASVSKIFPTIMLYKMWEEGKVTSLDDPLERYAQNFVIKNPLGRFKDSEQRYTADGLVFLEKGSMPLKPSLVTLRRMASQLSGLPRRLRSTSLLWKGNTQDALALLKDDILVADPGTRCHYSNLAFSLMAHVLADHAADGQYQRWISENILDRLGMEDTGFDITAPIRSQMAVGFYGSQQPAPLYDLGWYRPSGQMYSTAADLAKLAMVFLGTYHRRLLEPDTVKTMLTPLFKCSVEYFANKTGTPWEINEQLGYDVIRKDGDLDGYSATFSLIPKLRLSFIVLMAGPRPQGGDIVTQTYEYLIPAMETAFREADKSLVPPPNPIPYVGYYTYSNLTFYEIKVGIGGVLLMQQFGPHVEELIPEKYRTIKLHHLEDRVFQVVFDKEFPCVLHLGSASISLETQNGQLFNFYPFDRKGLSPGFDAPGLNTYNVVRVLRKPVFYS; via the exons ATGGAGGGGTTACAGCTGCGG CAGGCACCCTGCAGCCGGAGCTTCCTCAAGCTCACTGCCATGGAGGTGAAGTGGATCCATGTCTTGGTCgtcttcctcttcctgctgtCCGTGGCTATGACCGGCTGCTTCCTGTGGCAGTACAGCCTCCCCAAAGTGGAGCCCA ATCCATCCTTGATGGAGGTGAGGTCAGAGTCTGTGCAAATGTGTCCCCGCTATCCTGAGCCGGTGCCACTGGACCACCCTCTCCCCATCCTGAAGGAAGCACTGGAGAAG GTGGATCAGATGCTGCGGCAGAAGATGCACAGCTCCGGCCTCCCGGCCATGTCGGCCATCGCCATCTACAACGACACCGTGCTCTGGACGGGCAACTTCGGGAAGAAGAACGCCTCCGACCCTGCCTCGGGGGTGCCCAATGAGTACACCATCTACAG AATTGCCAGTGTCTCCAAGATCTTCCCCACCATTATGTTGTACAAGAtgtgggaggaaggaaaagtcaCATCCCTTGATGACCCATTGGAGCGCTATGCCCAGAACTTTGTTATTAAGAACCCTCTGGGGAGGTTCAAGGACTCAGAGCAGAGATACACAGCGGACGGCCTGGTGTTTTTGGAAAAAGGCTCGATGCCCCTGAAGCCATCCCTGGTCACCCTGCGCAGAATGGCCAGTCAGCTCTCAG GTCTGCCCAGGAGGCTGCGATCCACCAGCCTGCTCTGGAAGGGCAACACACAGGACGCCCTCGCGCTGCTCAAAGACGACATCCTGGTGGCCGACCCAGGAACCAG GTGCCACTACAGCAACCTGGCCTTCTCCCTGATGGCCCACGTGCTGGCTGACCACGCAGCCGATGGGCAGTACCAGCGCTGGATCTCGGAGAACATCCTGGACCGCCTGGGCATGGAGGACACAGGCTTTGACATCACGGCACCCATCCGCTCCCAGATGGCTGTGGGCTTCTAtggcagccagcagccagccccgCTCTACGACCTGGGCTGGTACCGGCCCTCTGGCCAGATGTACTCCACGGCTGCCGACCTGGCCAAACTGGCCATGGTCTTCCTGGGCACTTACCACCGCCGGCTGCTCGAGCCCGACACAGTGAAGACAATGCTGACACCCCTGTTCAAGTGCTCCGTGGAATACTTTGCTAACAAGACAGGCACGCCCTGGGAGATTAACGAGCAGTTGGGATATGATGTCATCAGGAAGGATGGGGACCTTGATGGTTACTCAGCAACCTTCTCTCTCATCCCCAAGCTCCGCCTGAGCTTCATTGTGCTGATGGCAGGGCCCAGACCTCAGGGTGGGGACATTGTGACTCAGACGTACGAGTATCTCATCCCTGCCATGGAGACAGCATTCAGAGAGGCTGACAAAAGCTTGGTTCCTCCTCCAAACCCAATCCCTTATGTTGGCTACTACACCTATTCCAACCTAACTTTCTATGAGATCAAAGTTGGAATTGGTGGGGTGCTGCTCATGCAGCAGTTTGGGCCTCATGTGGAAGAGCTGATCCCTGAAAAGTATCGGACAATCAAGCTCCACCACCTGGAAGATCGCGTTTTCCAAGTCGTTTTTGACAAGGAGTTCCCATGTGTTCTGCACCTGGGCTCTGCCTCCATCTCACTGGAGACGCAGAATGGGCAGCTCTTTAACTTCTACCCCTTTGACCGCAAGGGTTTGTCCCCCGGCTTTGACGCCCCGGGGCTGAACACCTACAACGTGGTGCGTGTCCTGCGCAAGCCTGTGTTCTACAGCTAA